The Populus nigra chromosome 14, ddPopNigr1.1, whole genome shotgun sequence genome has a segment encoding these proteins:
- the LOC133673544 gene encoding squalene epoxidase 3-like, with translation MSLELTRVPRQLPLHHNHTLKVSLHKGKPSPKISIYLAFSVSPSRSTKPQTPHRRREPKEPIFVFSSSSSSSVHQCHNYYIKKMTVVIDKHNVLVGTFFAFLFLYILRQNIWKREKIRKRTTLKIQNDSAVSVLRHENGGGFSSADDVIVVGAGVAGAALAYTLGKDGRRVHVIERDLKEPDRIVGELLQPGGYLKLIELGLEDCVEEIDAQRVLGYALFKDGKNTRLSYPLEKFHTDVSGRSFHNGRFIQRMREKAATLPNVRLEQGTVTSLLEEDGTIKGVQYKTKDGQELKAYAPLTIVCDGCFSNLRRSLCNPKVDVPSCFVGLILENCKLPFENHGHVILADPSPILFYPISSTEVRCLVDVPGQKVPSIANGEMANYLKNMVAPQIPSELRNAFVSAIHKGNIRTMPNRSMPAEPHPTPGALLMGDAFNMRHPLTGGGMTVALSDIVVLRDLLKPLRDLNDAASLTKYLESFYTLRKPVASTINTLAGALYKVFSASSDDARKEMCEACFDYLSLGGNFSAGPVALLSGLNPRPLSLVLHFFAVAVYGVGRLLLPFPSPKGMWIGARLISSASGIIFPIIKAEGVRQMFFPATIPAVYRAPPVD, from the exons ATGAGTTTGGAGCTCACCAGGGTACCACGACAGCTCCCACTCCACCACAACCACACGTTAAAAGTCTCTCTCCATAAAGGGAAACCTTCCCCTAAAATCTCTATATACCTTGCCTTCTCCGTATCCCCTTCAAGAAGCACCAAACCACAAACACCCCACAGGAGAAGAGAACCTAAAGAACCAatctttgttttctcttcttcttcttcttcttctgtgcATCAGTgtcataattattatataaagaaGATGACTGTGGTGATTGATAAGCACAATGTCCTTGTGGGCACTTTCTTtgcctttcttttcttgtacATTTTGCGCCAAAATATCTGGAAAAGAGAGAAGATCAGGAAGAGAACAACATTGAAGATCCAAAACGATAGTGCTGTGTCTGTCTTGAGGCATGAAAATGGAGGAGGCTTCTCCTCTGCTGATGACGTCATTGTTGTCGGTGCTGGTGTTGCTGGTGCTGCCTTGGCTTATACTCTTGGCAAG GATGGAAGACGTGTTCATGTGATAGAAAGAGACTTGAAAGAGCCTGACAGAATTGTCGGTGAACTGCTCCAACCCGGGGGATATCTAAAATTAATCGAATTAGGCCTTGAGG ATTGTGTGGAGGAAATTGATGCCCAACGAGTGCTTGGATATGCTCTCTTCAAGGATGGGAAGAATACTAGATTGTCATACCCTTTGGAAAAATTCCACACAGATGTTTCTGGAAGAAGCTTCCATAATGGACGTTTCATTCAGAGGATGAGAGAAAAGGCTGCTACCCTGCCCAA TGTAAGACTAGAACAAGGAACAGTCACATCTCTGCTGGAAGAAGATGGGACTATTAAGGGTGTTCAATACAAAACGAAGGATGGTCAAGAACTTAAAGCTTATGCTCCTCTTACAATTGTGTGTGATGGCTGCTTCTCAAATCTGCGCCGTTCTCTGTGCAACCCTAAG GTTGATGTGCCTTCATGTTTTGTGGGTTTGATCCTGGAGAACTGTAAGCTTCCATTTGAAAATCATGGGCATGTCATTCTAGCAGATCCATCACCAATTTTGTTTTATCCGATTAGCAGCACAGAGGTTCGCTGTTTGGTAGATGTACCAGGTCAAAAAGTGCCTTCCATTGCTAATGGTGAAATGGCTAATTATTTAAAGAACATGGTTGCACCACag ATTCCATCTGAGCTTCGCAATGCCTTTGTATCTGCTATACATAAAGGTAATATCAGGACCATGCCAAATAGAAGCATGCCAGCGGAACCACATCCTACTCCTGGAGCGCTTCTGATGGGTGATGCTTTCAACATGCGTCATCCATTAACTGGTGGTGGGATGACTGTGGCATTGTCTGATATTGTTGTACTTCGTGATCTTCTTAAACCACTTCGTGACCTTAATGATGCAGCTTCGTTGACCAAATATCTTGAATCCTTTTACACCTTGCGCAAG CCAGTTGCATCTACTATAAATACTCTAGCAGGTGCTTTGTATAAAGTGTTCTCTGCTTCCTCTGATGATGCAAGGAAGGAAATGTGCGAAGCATGTTTTGACTATTTAAGCCTTGGGGGTAATTTCTCAGCAGGACCTGTGGCATTACTGTCTGGTCTAAACCCTCGTCCACTGAGTTTGGTCCTTCATTTCTTTGCGGTTGCCGTATATGGTGTTGGTCGTTTGCTACTTCCATTTCCATCGCCTAAAGGCATGTGGATTGGAGCGAGATTAATTTCG AGTGCATCAGGCATTATTTTCCCAATTATCAAAGCAGAGGGAGTGAGGCAAATGTTTTTCCCTGCCACTATTCCTGCTGTTTATAGAGCTCCTCCTGTTGATTGA
- the LOC133672795 gene encoding receptor-like protein 44 yields MGFWSVVLFALLTCASVSISDPSDEACLTHFTQSLKDPTNSLQNWTKSNFANPCYGFTSYLPGATCNNGRIYKLSLTNLSLQGSISPYLANCTNLQSLDLSSNQITGPIPADLQSLVNLAVLNLSSNRLDGEIPPQITMCAYLNVIDLHDNFLSGQIPQQLGLLVRLSAFDVSNNKLSGPIPVSLGNRSGNLPRFNATSFLGNKDLYGYPLPPMKTKGLSVLAIVGIGLGSGFASLVLSFTGVCIWLKATEQKMALEDGKISQLMPDY; encoded by the coding sequence ATGGGTTTTTGGTCAGTCGTGTTGTTTGCTTTGTTAACCTGCGCATCTGTCTCAATATCAGATCCAAGTGATGAAGCGTGTTTAACCCACTTTACTCAATCCTTAAAAGACCCAACAAACTCACTTCAAAACTggacaaaatcaaattttgcaaaccCATGTTATGGTTTCACTTCTTATCTCCCTGGTGCTACTTGCAACAATGGTCGCATCTATAAGCTTTCTCTAACAAACCTTTCTCTTCAAGGTTCTATCTCTCCTTATTTAGCAAACTGTACCAATCTCCAGTCACTTGACCTCTCCTCTAATCAAATTACAGGTCCTATCCCCGCAGATTTGCAATCCTTGGTCAATCTTGCTGTGCTCAATCTCTCCTCTAATCGGCTTGATGGAGAGATCCCACCACAGATTACAATGTGTGcttatttaaatgttattgaTTTGCATGATAATTTCCTCTCCGGTCAAATCCCACAACAGCTTGGTCTTCTAGTAAGGCTATCTGCTTTCGATGTGAGCAATAACAAGCTGTCTGGGCCAATACCTGTTTCATTAGGGAATAGGAGCGGTAATTTACCAAGATTCAATGCCACTTCTTTTCTTGGAAATAAGGATCTTTATGGCTACCCTTTGCCTCCAATGAAGACCAAAGGTTTGTCAGTTTTGGCCATTGTTGGGATCGGTTTAGGAAGTGGGTTTGCAAGTTTGGTCCTCAGTTTTACTGGGGTTTGCATTTGGTTGAAGGCTACTGAACAAAAGATGGCACTCGAAGACGGCAAGATTAGCCAGCTCATGCCTGATTATTGA
- the LOC133672730 gene encoding AP2-like ethylene-responsive transcription factor ANT isoform X1 — MKSMNNDDGSNNHNADWLGFSLSPQMNMEVPSGTDHHQQTRSASVAVPTAIPTNLFHSQLPHLNCGLYYGVEGENGGFYSPLHVMSLKADGSPCMMDALTRTQPQATMVTTSTPKLEDFFVGATMGTHHYESNDREAMALSLDSSTTMFYHQDTDHEPNNQICLNHLEQNPRQQHHHHIQVQQYPYYSNFRNNEMSVGEDAKQMTQASDCNLLLPNMGDDGITGMKNWVSRNHQSNHVMEQKMLRCVVENGGESGPNISAMTYGDLQCLSLSMSPGSQSSCVTGTSQQISPSVTDCAAVETKKRGPGKGDQKQIVHRKSIDTFGQRTSQYRGVTRHRWTGRYEAHLWDNSCKKEGQSRKGRQVYLGGYDMEEKAARAYDLAALKYWGPSTHINSPLENYQKEIEEMKSMTRQEYVAHLRRKSSGFSRGASIYRGVTSRHHQHGRWQARIGRVAGNKDLYLGTFSTQEEAAEAYDVAAIKFRGVSAVTNFDITRYDVERIMASNTLLAGELARRNKDIGPCNDATTNHNPSTHKSENESDWKMVICQSSQQLDHKASNAVDNYKTQAFSLSPENVIANDSIFSLHQQQVEDSSKMGTHMSNASSLVTSLCSSREGSPDRANLPVLFGMPPSAASKLYASPICDVNSWIPAAAAAQLRPAAVSLPHMPVFAAWTDA; from the exons ATGAAGTCCATGAACAATGATGATGGTAGCAATAACCATAATGCTGACTGGTTAGGCTTCTCTTTGTCCCCTCAAATGAACATGGAGGTTCCATCAGGTACTGatcatcatcaacaaacacGGTCTGCCTCTGTTGCTGTTCCTACTGCAATCCCAACAAACCTTTTCCACTCCCAATTACCACACCTTAACTGTGGTCTTTACTATGGTGTTGAAGGTGAGAATGGTGGCTTTTACTCCCCTTTGCATGTTATGTCACTGAAGGCTGATGGGTCGCCTTGTATGATGGATGCTCTCACCAGGACACAGCCTCAAG CAACAATGGTAACAACTTCAACACCAAAACTTGAGGACTTCTTTGTTGGTGCAACTATGGGGACCCATCACTATGAAAGCAATGATAGAGAAGCTATGGCTCTTAGCTTAGACAGTAGTACTACTATGTTTTATCACCAAGACACAGACCATGAGCCCAACAACCAAATTTGTCTAAACCATCTTGAACAGAACCCCAGACAGCAACACCATCACCACATTCAAGTTCAACAGTACCCATATTACTCTAACTTTAGGAACAATGAGATGTCAGTAGGAGAGGATGCTAAGCAAATGACTCAGGCTTCAGATTGCAATCTTCTGCTTCCAAATATGGGAGATGATGGGATAACTGGCATGAAAAATTGGGTTTCGCGAAACCATCAAAGCAACCATGTCATGGAGCAGAAGATGCTTAGATGTGTGGTTGAAAATGGAGGTGAATCTGGGCCTAATATTAGTGCAATGACGTACGGGGATTTGCAGTGTTTGAGCTTGTCAATGAGTCCTGGCTCCCAGTCAAGCTGTGTTACTGGTACTTCTCAGCAAATCTCACCTTCTGTGACTGACTGTGCAGCCGTGGAAACCAAGAAAAGAGGACCCGGGAAGGGGGATCAGAAGCAAATTGTTCATAGGAAGTCCATTGATACATTTGGGCAAAGAACTTCCCAATATAGAGGTGTTACAAG GCATAGATGGACAGGGAGATATGAAGCCCATCTATGGGACAACAGTTGCAAGAAAGAAGGTCAAAGCAGAAAAGGAAGGCAAG TTTATCTGG gGGGTTACGATATGGAAGAAAAAGCTGCAAGAGCTTATGATCTAGCTGCACTCAAGTATTGGGGACCCTCTACTCATATCAATTCCCCT TTGGAAAACtatcaaaaagaaattgaagaaatgaagAGCATGACCAGACAGGAATATGTTGCTCATTTGAGAAG AAAAAGTAGTGGGTTCTCTAGGGGAGCTTCAATTTACCGAGGAGTAACGAG caGACATCATCAACATGGAAGATGGCAAGCTCGGATTGGAAGGGTTGCCGGAAACAAGGATCTTTATCTAGGAACATTCA GCACCCAAGAGGAAGCAGCAGAAGCCTATGATGTAGCAGCTATAAAATTTCGAGGAGTTAGTGCTGTAACCAACTTTGACATAACAAGGTATGATGTGGAACGAATCATGGCTAGCAATACACTTCTTGCTGGAGAATTAGCCAGGCGAAACAAAGACATTGGACCTTGTAATGATGCTACTACCAATCACAATCCTTCTACTCATAAGAGTGAAAACGAATCAGATTGGAAAATGGTCATCTGTCAGTCCTCCCAGCAACTGGATCACAAAGCCTCAAATGCTGTGGATAATTACAAAACTCAGGCTTTCTCGTTGTCCCCTGAAAATGTAATTGCAAATGATAGCATTTTCTCACTGCACCAGCAACAGGTAGAAGACTCGTCCAAGATGGGAACTCACATGTCAAATGCGTCGTCGCTGGTGACTAGTTTATGTAGCTCTAGAGAAGGAAGCCCTGATAGAGCAAACCTACCAGTGCTCTTTGGAATGCCTCCGTCAGCTGCATCCAAGTTGTACGCTAGTCCAATTTGTGATGTGAATTCTTGGatcccagcagcagcagcagcccaATTGAGGCCTGCTGCAGTCTCATTGCCTCACATGCCAGTTTTTGCTGCTTGGACAGATGCCTAG
- the LOC133672730 gene encoding AP2-like ethylene-responsive transcription factor ANT isoform X2, translated as MKSMNNDDGSNNHNADWLGFSLSPQMNMEVPSGTDHHQQTRSASVAVPTAIPTNLFHSQLPHLNCGLYYGVEGENGGFYSPLHVMSLKADGSPCMMDALTRTQPQATMVTTSTPKLEDFFVGATMGTHHYESNDREAMALSLDSSTTMFYHQDTDHEPNNQICLNHLEQNPRQQHHHHIQVQQYPYYSNFRNNEMSVGEDAKQMTQASDCNLLLPNMGDDGITGMKNWVSRNHQSNHVMEQKMLRCVVENGGESGPNISAMTYGDLQCLSLSMSPGSQSSCVTGTSQQISPSVTDCAAVETKKRGPGKGDQKQIVHRKSIDTFGQRTSQYRGVTRHRWTGRYEAHLWDNSCKKEGQSRKGRQVYLGGYDMEEKAARAYDLAALKYWGPSTHINSPLENYQKEIEEMKSMTRQEYVAHLRRKSSGFSRGASIYRGVTRHHQHGRWQARIGRVAGNKDLYLGTFSTQEEAAEAYDVAAIKFRGVSAVTNFDITRYDVERIMASNTLLAGELARRNKDIGPCNDATTNHNPSTHKSENESDWKMVICQSSQQLDHKASNAVDNYKTQAFSLSPENVIANDSIFSLHQQQVEDSSKMGTHMSNASSLVTSLCSSREGSPDRANLPVLFGMPPSAASKLYASPICDVNSWIPAAAAAQLRPAAVSLPHMPVFAAWTDA; from the exons ATGAAGTCCATGAACAATGATGATGGTAGCAATAACCATAATGCTGACTGGTTAGGCTTCTCTTTGTCCCCTCAAATGAACATGGAGGTTCCATCAGGTACTGatcatcatcaacaaacacGGTCTGCCTCTGTTGCTGTTCCTACTGCAATCCCAACAAACCTTTTCCACTCCCAATTACCACACCTTAACTGTGGTCTTTACTATGGTGTTGAAGGTGAGAATGGTGGCTTTTACTCCCCTTTGCATGTTATGTCACTGAAGGCTGATGGGTCGCCTTGTATGATGGATGCTCTCACCAGGACACAGCCTCAAG CAACAATGGTAACAACTTCAACACCAAAACTTGAGGACTTCTTTGTTGGTGCAACTATGGGGACCCATCACTATGAAAGCAATGATAGAGAAGCTATGGCTCTTAGCTTAGACAGTAGTACTACTATGTTTTATCACCAAGACACAGACCATGAGCCCAACAACCAAATTTGTCTAAACCATCTTGAACAGAACCCCAGACAGCAACACCATCACCACATTCAAGTTCAACAGTACCCATATTACTCTAACTTTAGGAACAATGAGATGTCAGTAGGAGAGGATGCTAAGCAAATGACTCAGGCTTCAGATTGCAATCTTCTGCTTCCAAATATGGGAGATGATGGGATAACTGGCATGAAAAATTGGGTTTCGCGAAACCATCAAAGCAACCATGTCATGGAGCAGAAGATGCTTAGATGTGTGGTTGAAAATGGAGGTGAATCTGGGCCTAATATTAGTGCAATGACGTACGGGGATTTGCAGTGTTTGAGCTTGTCAATGAGTCCTGGCTCCCAGTCAAGCTGTGTTACTGGTACTTCTCAGCAAATCTCACCTTCTGTGACTGACTGTGCAGCCGTGGAAACCAAGAAAAGAGGACCCGGGAAGGGGGATCAGAAGCAAATTGTTCATAGGAAGTCCATTGATACATTTGGGCAAAGAACTTCCCAATATAGAGGTGTTACAAG GCATAGATGGACAGGGAGATATGAAGCCCATCTATGGGACAACAGTTGCAAGAAAGAAGGTCAAAGCAGAAAAGGAAGGCAAG TTTATCTGG gGGGTTACGATATGGAAGAAAAAGCTGCAAGAGCTTATGATCTAGCTGCACTCAAGTATTGGGGACCCTCTACTCATATCAATTCCCCT TTGGAAAACtatcaaaaagaaattgaagaaatgaagAGCATGACCAGACAGGAATATGTTGCTCATTTGAGAAG AAAAAGTAGTGGGTTCTCTAGGGGAGCTTCAATTTACCGAGGAGTAACGAG ACATCATCAACATGGAAGATGGCAAGCTCGGATTGGAAGGGTTGCCGGAAACAAGGATCTTTATCTAGGAACATTCA GCACCCAAGAGGAAGCAGCAGAAGCCTATGATGTAGCAGCTATAAAATTTCGAGGAGTTAGTGCTGTAACCAACTTTGACATAACAAGGTATGATGTGGAACGAATCATGGCTAGCAATACACTTCTTGCTGGAGAATTAGCCAGGCGAAACAAAGACATTGGACCTTGTAATGATGCTACTACCAATCACAATCCTTCTACTCATAAGAGTGAAAACGAATCAGATTGGAAAATGGTCATCTGTCAGTCCTCCCAGCAACTGGATCACAAAGCCTCAAATGCTGTGGATAATTACAAAACTCAGGCTTTCTCGTTGTCCCCTGAAAATGTAATTGCAAATGATAGCATTTTCTCACTGCACCAGCAACAGGTAGAAGACTCGTCCAAGATGGGAACTCACATGTCAAATGCGTCGTCGCTGGTGACTAGTTTATGTAGCTCTAGAGAAGGAAGCCCTGATAGAGCAAACCTACCAGTGCTCTTTGGAATGCCTCCGTCAGCTGCATCCAAGTTGTACGCTAGTCCAATTTGTGATGTGAATTCTTGGatcccagcagcagcagcagcccaATTGAGGCCTGCTGCAGTCTCATTGCCTCACATGCCAGTTTTTGCTGCTTGGACAGATGCCTAG